In Amaranthus tricolor cultivar Red isolate AtriRed21 chromosome 5, ASM2621246v1, whole genome shotgun sequence, a genomic segment contains:
- the LOC130813852 gene encoding probable DNA helicase MCM8 isoform X3 yields the protein MSTWKNTQKKLFYAWVLPSIRFHLSREKQVRISFRFRLISDAFLLMQVSPLQGKRKLESHLKLNIRLHNYPESMIALKNLKAAYIDRLVSVRGTVVKVSTVRPLVMQMTFKCIQCGADIIRFFPDGKFSPPATCIMRCCKGKTFAPIRSSAQSVDFQKIKLQELLKPEHHEEGRVPRTVECELSEDLVDACIPGDVVTVTGIIRQINNYMDLGGGKSKSKYQGLYYLYLEAVSVTNAKSQSMPADSEHSIADSRGTEISDLFSFSPRDLEFIVKFSEEHGSDVFRQIVQSICPSIYGHELVKAGITLALFGGVRKHSMDQNKVPVRGDIHVIIVGDPGLGKSQLLQAAAAVSPRGIYVCGNATTNAGLTVAVVKDRMTSDYAFEAVFPVGAVVLADRGLCCIDEFDKMSAEHQALLEAMEQQCVSVAKAGLVASLSARTSILAAANPVGGHYNRAKTVNENLKMSSALLSRFDLVFILLDRPDEHMDKRLSEHIMALHSSYGDNSSTVKRVCQVSESIQGTDVSTTSKSLISRLRLDPGKDCDFVPLPAPLLRKYIAYAKAFVFPKMSRSAVEILQNFYLWLRDRNTSADGTPITARQLESLVRLAEARARVDLRDEISEQDALDVVEIMKESLYDKYVDENGVLDFARSGGMSQQKEAKRFLSALNKRSELDQKDCFTISEIYGLADRIGLRVPDIDVFIENLNSVGFLIKKGPRTYQVPSSSYTRTQASRSRV from the exons ATGTCAACCTGGAAGAATACCCAAAAGAAGCTCTTTTATGCATGGGTGCTGCCATCCATAAG GTTTCACCTTTCCAGGGAAAAGCAAGTTAGAATCTCATTTCGCTTTCGGTTAATTTCTGATGCTTTTCTATTGATGCAGGTTTCACCTTTACAGGGGAAAAGAAAGTTAGAATCTCATCTAAAATTAAATATCCGTCTCCATAACTACCCTGAATCGATGATTGCTTTGAAGAACTTAAAGGCAGCATATATTG ACAGGTTGGTATCAGTGCGTGGTACTGTGGTTAAGGTCAGCACTGTTAGACCACTGGTGATGCAGATGACGTTTAAATGTATTCAGTGTGGAGCAGACATCATACGTTTCTTTCCTGATGGGAAATTCTCTCCCCCAGCAACTTGTATAATGCGATGCTGCAAAGGCAAAACTTTTGCACCGATTAGGTCTTCTGCTCAGTCTGTtgattttcagaaaataaa gTTGCAGGAGCTTCTGAAACCTGAACATCATGAAGAAGGCCGTGTTCCTCGGACTGTTGAATGTGAGCTTTCTGAAGATCTTGTTGATGCTTGTATCCCTGGTGATGTGGTGACAGTAACTGGGATTATAAGGCAAATTAACAATTACATGGACCTTGGTGGAG GTAAATCTAAAAGCAAGTATCAAGGTCTATACTATTTGTATCTGGAAGCAGTCTCTGTGACAAATGCCAAATCACAGTCCATGCCAGCAGACTCTGAGCATTCTATTGCTGATTCTAGAGGAACTGAAATTTCTGACTTGTTTTCATTTTCTCCGAGAGATTTGGAATTCATTGTGAAGTTCAGCGAGGAACATGGTTCAGATGTCTTTCGCCAAATAGTTCAGTCTATTTGTCCATCTATATATGGTCATGAACTTGTAAAGG CGGGAATAACTTTGGCGCTGTTTGGTGGGGTGCGTAAGCATTCCATGGATCAGAACAAGGTACCTGTCAGAGGGGACATTCATGTAATTATAGTTG GTGATCCTGGACTGGGAAAGAGTCAATTACTTCAAGCTGCAGCTGCTGTTTCTCCACGTGGGATTTATGTATGTGGAAATGCTACGACTAATGCTGGCCTGACTGTAGCTGTTGTGAAGGACCGCATGACGAGTGACTATGCTTTTGAGGCTG TATTCCCTGTAGGTGCTGTTGTCCTAGCAGACCGTGGTCTGTGTTGCATTGATGAATTTGACAAAATGTCTGCAGAACATCAG GCTCTATTAGAAGCAATGGAGCAACAGTGTGTCTCTGTTGCAAAGGCAGGACTTGTGGCGAGTTTATCAGCGCGTACCTCTATCTTAGCTGCAGCGAACCCTGTTGGTGGCCATTACAA TCGCGCTAAAACGGTGAACGAAAACTTAAAGATGAGTTCTGCTCTACTTTCacgatttgatttggttttcaTATTGCTGGATAGACCTGATGAACATATGGATAAACGGCTATCTGAGCACATTATGGCT CTTCATTCTAGTTATGGAGATAATTCCTCCACTGTAAAGAGAGTTTGCCAAG TATCAGAGAGTATTCAAGGGACAGATGTTAGTACAACCAGTAAATCCTTGATTTCCAGGTTGAGACTAGATCCTGGAAAAGATTGTGATTTTGTCCCACTACCTGCTCCACTTCTCCGGAAATATATTGCATATGCAAAGGCTTTTGTCTTTCCAAA GATGTCTCGGTCAGCAGTAGAGATCCTGCAGAACTTCTACTTATGGTTAAGAGATCGTAACACTTCTGCTGATGGTACTCCAATAACTGCAAGGCAGCTCGAAAGTCTAGTAAGGCTGGCAGAGGCTCGTGCTAGGGTAGACTTGAGGGATGAAATCTCCGAGCAGGATGCTTTG GATGTAGTTGAAATTATGAAAGAATCCTTGTATGATAAGTATGTTGATGAGAATGGGGTTCTAGATTTTGCGCGCAGTGGGGGCATGAGTCAACAAAAAGAAGCAAAGCGATTCTTAAGTGCTCTTAATAAGCGATCAGAGTTGGACCAGAAAGATTGCTTTACAATATCT GAAATATATGGTTTGGCAGATAGGATTGGTCTCAGAGTTCCAGATATTGATGTATTTATTGAAAACTTGAATAGTGTTGGTTTTCTAATCAAAAAGGGACCAAGGACATATCAG GTGccatcatcatcatacacaaGGACCCAGGCATCAAGGTCAAGGGTCTAA
- the LOC130813873 gene encoding 40S ribosomal protein S23-like: MGKTRGMGAARKLKSHRRRQRWSDKQYKKSHLGNEWKKPFAGSSHAKGIVLEKIGIEAKQPNSAIRKCARVQLIKNGKKIAAFVPNDGCLNFIEENDEVLIAGFGRKGHAVGDIPGVRFKVVKVAGVSLLALFKEKKEKPRS; this comes from the exons ATGGG GAAGACACGTGGTATGGGAGCTGCTCGCAAGCTCAAGTCCCACCGCAGAAGGCAAAGATGGTCTGACAAGCAATACAAGAAGTCTCACCTTGGAAATGAATGGAAGAAGCCATTCGCTGGTTCATCCCATGCTAAGGGAATTGTCCTCGAGAAGAT CGGTATTGAGGCAAAACAGCCAAACTCCGCTATTCGTAAGTGTGCTAGAGTTCAATTGATTAAGAACGGGAAGAAGATTGCAGCTTTCGTCCCCAATGATGGTTGTTTGAACTTCATTGAAGAGAAT GATGAAGTTTTGATTGCTGGATTTGGACGTAAGGGTCACGCCGTTGGAGATATTCCGGGAGTTCGTTTCAAGGTTGTGAAGGTGGCAGGTGTATCTTTACTTGCTTTGTTTAAGGAGAAGAAGGAAAAGCCAAGGTCTTAA
- the LOC130813852 gene encoding probable DNA helicase MCM8 isoform X1: MEGAGGNGGSGIIAMKVNQKPSNSSVEPCCDIVQIWPLYFPQIELSFQDWRYLLISKFACFFATPRGKLIVSQVKHEDGTFFLPLNFQELRKICDVDCFYVNLEEYPKEALLCMGAAIHKVSPLQGKRKLESHLKLNIRLHNYPESMIALKNLKAAYIDRLVSVRGTVVKVSTVRPLVMQMTFKCIQCGADIIRFFPDGKFSPPATCIMRCCKGKTFAPIRSSAQSVDFQKIKLQELLKPEHHEEGRVPRTVECELSEDLVDACIPGDVVTVTGIIRQINNYMDLGGGKSKSKYQGLYYLYLEAVSVTNAKSQSMPADSEHSIADSRGTEISDLFSFSPRDLEFIVKFSEEHGSDVFRQIVQSICPSIYGHELVKAGITLALFGGVRKHSMDQNKVPVRGDIHVIIVGDPGLGKSQLLQAAAAVSPRGIYVCGNATTNAGLTVAVVKDRMTSDYAFEAVFPVGAVVLADRGLCCIDEFDKMSAEHQALLEAMEQQCVSVAKAGLVASLSARTSILAAANPVGGHYNRAKTVNENLKMSSALLSRFDLVFILLDRPDEHMDKRLSEHIMALHSSYGDNSSTVKRVCQVSESIQGTDVSTTSKSLISRLRLDPGKDCDFVPLPAPLLRKYIAYAKAFVFPKMSRSAVEILQNFYLWLRDRNTSADGTPITARQLESLVRLAEARARVDLRDEISEQDALDVVEIMKESLYDKYVDENGVLDFARSGGMSQQKEAKRFLSALNKRSELDQKDCFTISEIYGLADRIGLRVPDIDVFIENLNSVGFLIKKGPRTYQVPSSSYTRTQASRSRV; encoded by the exons ATGGAAGGTGCTGGTGGTAATGGAGGAAGCGGCATCATAGCCATGAAAGTGAACCAAAAACCTTCAAATTCTTCTGTTGAACCTTGTTGCGATATTGTACAAATTTGGCCTCTTTACTTCCCGCAAATTGAGCTGTCCTTCCAAGATTGGAGATACCTTCTCATTTCTAAATTTGCTTGCTTCTTCGCTACTCCTCGAGGCAAACTTATTGTTTCTCAG GTAAAACATGAAGATGGTACATTCTTTTTACCCCTTAACTTTCAAGAGTTGAGAAAGATTTGTGACGTTGATTGTTTCTATGTCAACCTGGAAGAATACCCAAAAGAAGCTCTTTTATGCATGGGTGCTGCCATCCATAAG GTTTCACCTTTACAGGGGAAAAGAAAGTTAGAATCTCATCTAAAATTAAATATCCGTCTCCATAACTACCCTGAATCGATGATTGCTTTGAAGAACTTAAAGGCAGCATATATTG ACAGGTTGGTATCAGTGCGTGGTACTGTGGTTAAGGTCAGCACTGTTAGACCACTGGTGATGCAGATGACGTTTAAATGTATTCAGTGTGGAGCAGACATCATACGTTTCTTTCCTGATGGGAAATTCTCTCCCCCAGCAACTTGTATAATGCGATGCTGCAAAGGCAAAACTTTTGCACCGATTAGGTCTTCTGCTCAGTCTGTtgattttcagaaaataaa gTTGCAGGAGCTTCTGAAACCTGAACATCATGAAGAAGGCCGTGTTCCTCGGACTGTTGAATGTGAGCTTTCTGAAGATCTTGTTGATGCTTGTATCCCTGGTGATGTGGTGACAGTAACTGGGATTATAAGGCAAATTAACAATTACATGGACCTTGGTGGAG GTAAATCTAAAAGCAAGTATCAAGGTCTATACTATTTGTATCTGGAAGCAGTCTCTGTGACAAATGCCAAATCACAGTCCATGCCAGCAGACTCTGAGCATTCTATTGCTGATTCTAGAGGAACTGAAATTTCTGACTTGTTTTCATTTTCTCCGAGAGATTTGGAATTCATTGTGAAGTTCAGCGAGGAACATGGTTCAGATGTCTTTCGCCAAATAGTTCAGTCTATTTGTCCATCTATATATGGTCATGAACTTGTAAAGG CGGGAATAACTTTGGCGCTGTTTGGTGGGGTGCGTAAGCATTCCATGGATCAGAACAAGGTACCTGTCAGAGGGGACATTCATGTAATTATAGTTG GTGATCCTGGACTGGGAAAGAGTCAATTACTTCAAGCTGCAGCTGCTGTTTCTCCACGTGGGATTTATGTATGTGGAAATGCTACGACTAATGCTGGCCTGACTGTAGCTGTTGTGAAGGACCGCATGACGAGTGACTATGCTTTTGAGGCTG TATTCCCTGTAGGTGCTGTTGTCCTAGCAGACCGTGGTCTGTGTTGCATTGATGAATTTGACAAAATGTCTGCAGAACATCAG GCTCTATTAGAAGCAATGGAGCAACAGTGTGTCTCTGTTGCAAAGGCAGGACTTGTGGCGAGTTTATCAGCGCGTACCTCTATCTTAGCTGCAGCGAACCCTGTTGGTGGCCATTACAA TCGCGCTAAAACGGTGAACGAAAACTTAAAGATGAGTTCTGCTCTACTTTCacgatttgatttggttttcaTATTGCTGGATAGACCTGATGAACATATGGATAAACGGCTATCTGAGCACATTATGGCT CTTCATTCTAGTTATGGAGATAATTCCTCCACTGTAAAGAGAGTTTGCCAAG TATCAGAGAGTATTCAAGGGACAGATGTTAGTACAACCAGTAAATCCTTGATTTCCAGGTTGAGACTAGATCCTGGAAAAGATTGTGATTTTGTCCCACTACCTGCTCCACTTCTCCGGAAATATATTGCATATGCAAAGGCTTTTGTCTTTCCAAA GATGTCTCGGTCAGCAGTAGAGATCCTGCAGAACTTCTACTTATGGTTAAGAGATCGTAACACTTCTGCTGATGGTACTCCAATAACTGCAAGGCAGCTCGAAAGTCTAGTAAGGCTGGCAGAGGCTCGTGCTAGGGTAGACTTGAGGGATGAAATCTCCGAGCAGGATGCTTTG GATGTAGTTGAAATTATGAAAGAATCCTTGTATGATAAGTATGTTGATGAGAATGGGGTTCTAGATTTTGCGCGCAGTGGGGGCATGAGTCAACAAAAAGAAGCAAAGCGATTCTTAAGTGCTCTTAATAAGCGATCAGAGTTGGACCAGAAAGATTGCTTTACAATATCT GAAATATATGGTTTGGCAGATAGGATTGGTCTCAGAGTTCCAGATATTGATGTATTTATTGAAAACTTGAATAGTGTTGGTTTTCTAATCAAAAAGGGACCAAGGACATATCAG GTGccatcatcatcatacacaaGGACCCAGGCATCAAGGTCAAGGGTCTAA
- the LOC130813852 gene encoding probable DNA helicase MCM8 isoform X2 yields MEGAGGNGGSGIIAMKVNQKPSNSSVEPCCDIVQIWPLYFPQIELSFQDWRYLLISKFACFFATPRGKLIVSQVKHEDGTFFLPLNFQELRKICDVDCFYVNLEEYPKEALLCMGAAIHKVSPLQGKRKLESHLKLNIRLHNYPESMIALKNLKAAYIDRLVSVRGTVVKVSTVRPLVMQMTFKCIQCGADIIRFFPDGKFSPPATCIMRCCKGKTFAPIRSSAQSVDFQKIKLQELLKPEHHEEGRVPRTVECELSEDLVDACIPGDVVTVTGIIRQINNYMDLGGGKSKSKYQGLYYLYLEAVSVTNAKSQSMPADSEHSIADSRGTEISDLFSFSPRDLEFIVKFSEEHGSDVFRQIVQSICPSIYGHELVKAGITLALFGGVRKHSMDQNKVPVRGDIHVIIVGDPGLGKSQLLQAAAAVSPRGIYVCGNATTNAGLTVAVVKDRMTSDYAFEAGAVVLADRGLCCIDEFDKMSAEHQALLEAMEQQCVSVAKAGLVASLSARTSILAAANPVGGHYNRAKTVNENLKMSSALLSRFDLVFILLDRPDEHMDKRLSEHIMALHSSYGDNSSTVKRVCQVSESIQGTDVSTTSKSLISRLRLDPGKDCDFVPLPAPLLRKYIAYAKAFVFPKMSRSAVEILQNFYLWLRDRNTSADGTPITARQLESLVRLAEARARVDLRDEISEQDALDVVEIMKESLYDKYVDENGVLDFARSGGMSQQKEAKRFLSALNKRSELDQKDCFTISEIYGLADRIGLRVPDIDVFIENLNSVGFLIKKGPRTYQVPSSSYTRTQASRSRV; encoded by the exons ATGGAAGGTGCTGGTGGTAATGGAGGAAGCGGCATCATAGCCATGAAAGTGAACCAAAAACCTTCAAATTCTTCTGTTGAACCTTGTTGCGATATTGTACAAATTTGGCCTCTTTACTTCCCGCAAATTGAGCTGTCCTTCCAAGATTGGAGATACCTTCTCATTTCTAAATTTGCTTGCTTCTTCGCTACTCCTCGAGGCAAACTTATTGTTTCTCAG GTAAAACATGAAGATGGTACATTCTTTTTACCCCTTAACTTTCAAGAGTTGAGAAAGATTTGTGACGTTGATTGTTTCTATGTCAACCTGGAAGAATACCCAAAAGAAGCTCTTTTATGCATGGGTGCTGCCATCCATAAG GTTTCACCTTTACAGGGGAAAAGAAAGTTAGAATCTCATCTAAAATTAAATATCCGTCTCCATAACTACCCTGAATCGATGATTGCTTTGAAGAACTTAAAGGCAGCATATATTG ACAGGTTGGTATCAGTGCGTGGTACTGTGGTTAAGGTCAGCACTGTTAGACCACTGGTGATGCAGATGACGTTTAAATGTATTCAGTGTGGAGCAGACATCATACGTTTCTTTCCTGATGGGAAATTCTCTCCCCCAGCAACTTGTATAATGCGATGCTGCAAAGGCAAAACTTTTGCACCGATTAGGTCTTCTGCTCAGTCTGTtgattttcagaaaataaa gTTGCAGGAGCTTCTGAAACCTGAACATCATGAAGAAGGCCGTGTTCCTCGGACTGTTGAATGTGAGCTTTCTGAAGATCTTGTTGATGCTTGTATCCCTGGTGATGTGGTGACAGTAACTGGGATTATAAGGCAAATTAACAATTACATGGACCTTGGTGGAG GTAAATCTAAAAGCAAGTATCAAGGTCTATACTATTTGTATCTGGAAGCAGTCTCTGTGACAAATGCCAAATCACAGTCCATGCCAGCAGACTCTGAGCATTCTATTGCTGATTCTAGAGGAACTGAAATTTCTGACTTGTTTTCATTTTCTCCGAGAGATTTGGAATTCATTGTGAAGTTCAGCGAGGAACATGGTTCAGATGTCTTTCGCCAAATAGTTCAGTCTATTTGTCCATCTATATATGGTCATGAACTTGTAAAGG CGGGAATAACTTTGGCGCTGTTTGGTGGGGTGCGTAAGCATTCCATGGATCAGAACAAGGTACCTGTCAGAGGGGACATTCATGTAATTATAGTTG GTGATCCTGGACTGGGAAAGAGTCAATTACTTCAAGCTGCAGCTGCTGTTTCTCCACGTGGGATTTATGTATGTGGAAATGCTACGACTAATGCTGGCCTGACTGTAGCTGTTGTGAAGGACCGCATGACGAGTGACTATGCTTTTGAGGCTG GTGCTGTTGTCCTAGCAGACCGTGGTCTGTGTTGCATTGATGAATTTGACAAAATGTCTGCAGAACATCAG GCTCTATTAGAAGCAATGGAGCAACAGTGTGTCTCTGTTGCAAAGGCAGGACTTGTGGCGAGTTTATCAGCGCGTACCTCTATCTTAGCTGCAGCGAACCCTGTTGGTGGCCATTACAA TCGCGCTAAAACGGTGAACGAAAACTTAAAGATGAGTTCTGCTCTACTTTCacgatttgatttggttttcaTATTGCTGGATAGACCTGATGAACATATGGATAAACGGCTATCTGAGCACATTATGGCT CTTCATTCTAGTTATGGAGATAATTCCTCCACTGTAAAGAGAGTTTGCCAAG TATCAGAGAGTATTCAAGGGACAGATGTTAGTACAACCAGTAAATCCTTGATTTCCAGGTTGAGACTAGATCCTGGAAAAGATTGTGATTTTGTCCCACTACCTGCTCCACTTCTCCGGAAATATATTGCATATGCAAAGGCTTTTGTCTTTCCAAA GATGTCTCGGTCAGCAGTAGAGATCCTGCAGAACTTCTACTTATGGTTAAGAGATCGTAACACTTCTGCTGATGGTACTCCAATAACTGCAAGGCAGCTCGAAAGTCTAGTAAGGCTGGCAGAGGCTCGTGCTAGGGTAGACTTGAGGGATGAAATCTCCGAGCAGGATGCTTTG GATGTAGTTGAAATTATGAAAGAATCCTTGTATGATAAGTATGTTGATGAGAATGGGGTTCTAGATTTTGCGCGCAGTGGGGGCATGAGTCAACAAAAAGAAGCAAAGCGATTCTTAAGTGCTCTTAATAAGCGATCAGAGTTGGACCAGAAAGATTGCTTTACAATATCT GAAATATATGGTTTGGCAGATAGGATTGGTCTCAGAGTTCCAGATATTGATGTATTTATTGAAAACTTGAATAGTGTTGGTTTTCTAATCAAAAAGGGACCAAGGACATATCAG GTGccatcatcatcatacacaaGGACCCAGGCATCAAGGTCAAGGGTCTAA
- the LOC130813852 gene encoding probable DNA helicase MCM8 isoform X4, whose translation MEGAGGNGGSGIIAMKVNQKPSNSSVEPCCDIVQIWPLYFPQIELSFQDWRYLLISKFACFFATPRGKLIVSQVKHEDGTFFLPLNFQELRKICDVDCFYVNLEEYPKEALLCMGAAIHKVSPLQGKRKLESHLKLNIRLHNYPESMIALKNLKAAYIDRLVSVRGTVVKVSTVRPLVMQMTFKCIQCGADIIRFFPDGKFSPPATCIMRCCKGKTFAPIRSSAQSVDFQKIKLQELLKPEHHEEGRVPRTVECELSEDLVDACIPGDVVTVTGIIRQINNYMDLGGGKSKSKYQGLYYLYLEAVSVTNAKSQSMPADSEHSIADSRGTEISDLFSFSPRDLEFIVKFSEEHGSDVFRQIVQSICPSIYGHELVKAGITLALFGGVRKHSMDQNKVPVRGDIHVIIVGDPGLGKSQLLQAAAAVSPRGIYVCGNATTNAGLTVAVVKDRMTSDYAFEAVFPVGAVVLADRGLCCIDEFDKMSAEHQALLEAMEQQCVSVAKAGLVASLSARTSILAAANPVGGHYNRAKTVNENLKMSSALLSRFDLVFILLDRPDEHMDKRLSEHIMALHSSYGDNSSTVKRVCQVSESIQGTDVSTTSKSLISRLRLDPGKDCDFVPLPAPLLRKYIAYAKAFVFPKMSRSAVEILQNFYLWLRDRNTSADGTPITARQLESLVRLAEARARVDLRDEISEQDALITKSH comes from the exons ATGGAAGGTGCTGGTGGTAATGGAGGAAGCGGCATCATAGCCATGAAAGTGAACCAAAAACCTTCAAATTCTTCTGTTGAACCTTGTTGCGATATTGTACAAATTTGGCCTCTTTACTTCCCGCAAATTGAGCTGTCCTTCCAAGATTGGAGATACCTTCTCATTTCTAAATTTGCTTGCTTCTTCGCTACTCCTCGAGGCAAACTTATTGTTTCTCAG GTAAAACATGAAGATGGTACATTCTTTTTACCCCTTAACTTTCAAGAGTTGAGAAAGATTTGTGACGTTGATTGTTTCTATGTCAACCTGGAAGAATACCCAAAAGAAGCTCTTTTATGCATGGGTGCTGCCATCCATAAG GTTTCACCTTTACAGGGGAAAAGAAAGTTAGAATCTCATCTAAAATTAAATATCCGTCTCCATAACTACCCTGAATCGATGATTGCTTTGAAGAACTTAAAGGCAGCATATATTG ACAGGTTGGTATCAGTGCGTGGTACTGTGGTTAAGGTCAGCACTGTTAGACCACTGGTGATGCAGATGACGTTTAAATGTATTCAGTGTGGAGCAGACATCATACGTTTCTTTCCTGATGGGAAATTCTCTCCCCCAGCAACTTGTATAATGCGATGCTGCAAAGGCAAAACTTTTGCACCGATTAGGTCTTCTGCTCAGTCTGTtgattttcagaaaataaa gTTGCAGGAGCTTCTGAAACCTGAACATCATGAAGAAGGCCGTGTTCCTCGGACTGTTGAATGTGAGCTTTCTGAAGATCTTGTTGATGCTTGTATCCCTGGTGATGTGGTGACAGTAACTGGGATTATAAGGCAAATTAACAATTACATGGACCTTGGTGGAG GTAAATCTAAAAGCAAGTATCAAGGTCTATACTATTTGTATCTGGAAGCAGTCTCTGTGACAAATGCCAAATCACAGTCCATGCCAGCAGACTCTGAGCATTCTATTGCTGATTCTAGAGGAACTGAAATTTCTGACTTGTTTTCATTTTCTCCGAGAGATTTGGAATTCATTGTGAAGTTCAGCGAGGAACATGGTTCAGATGTCTTTCGCCAAATAGTTCAGTCTATTTGTCCATCTATATATGGTCATGAACTTGTAAAGG CGGGAATAACTTTGGCGCTGTTTGGTGGGGTGCGTAAGCATTCCATGGATCAGAACAAGGTACCTGTCAGAGGGGACATTCATGTAATTATAGTTG GTGATCCTGGACTGGGAAAGAGTCAATTACTTCAAGCTGCAGCTGCTGTTTCTCCACGTGGGATTTATGTATGTGGAAATGCTACGACTAATGCTGGCCTGACTGTAGCTGTTGTGAAGGACCGCATGACGAGTGACTATGCTTTTGAGGCTG TATTCCCTGTAGGTGCTGTTGTCCTAGCAGACCGTGGTCTGTGTTGCATTGATGAATTTGACAAAATGTCTGCAGAACATCAG GCTCTATTAGAAGCAATGGAGCAACAGTGTGTCTCTGTTGCAAAGGCAGGACTTGTGGCGAGTTTATCAGCGCGTACCTCTATCTTAGCTGCAGCGAACCCTGTTGGTGGCCATTACAA TCGCGCTAAAACGGTGAACGAAAACTTAAAGATGAGTTCTGCTCTACTTTCacgatttgatttggttttcaTATTGCTGGATAGACCTGATGAACATATGGATAAACGGCTATCTGAGCACATTATGGCT CTTCATTCTAGTTATGGAGATAATTCCTCCACTGTAAAGAGAGTTTGCCAAG TATCAGAGAGTATTCAAGGGACAGATGTTAGTACAACCAGTAAATCCTTGATTTCCAGGTTGAGACTAGATCCTGGAAAAGATTGTGATTTTGTCCCACTACCTGCTCCACTTCTCCGGAAATATATTGCATATGCAAAGGCTTTTGTCTTTCCAAA GATGTCTCGGTCAGCAGTAGAGATCCTGCAGAACTTCTACTTATGGTTAAGAGATCGTAACACTTCTGCTGATGGTACTCCAATAACTGCAAGGCAGCTCGAAAGTCTAGTAAGGCTGGCAGAGGCTCGTGCTAGGGTAGACTTGAGGGATGAAATCTCCGAGCAGGATGCTTTG ATAACCAAGTCTCACTGA